Proteins found in one Desulfovibrio porci genomic segment:
- a CDS encoding YceD family protein: MQKYRISINDLPPDGKEFDLDDQAIWQTPMREFEMDCRISSPLSAHISVLPAEGGCLVRGELRGQVVLPCNRCAEDAVTDIRSSFEEFEELPDEEDPDAGLNAHAGNGAPDPAAETESRIIYERNTPMLDLAAVCWEEFMLALPVNPLCKTDCKGLCAQCGANLNNDDCGCIPDEGDPRLAVLRGLTLHKT; encoded by the coding sequence ATGCAGAAATACCGTATTTCCATCAACGACCTGCCGCCGGACGGCAAGGAATTCGACCTGGACGATCAGGCCATCTGGCAGACACCCATGCGGGAATTCGAGATGGACTGCCGCATAAGCAGCCCCCTCAGCGCGCATATCAGCGTGCTGCCCGCCGAAGGCGGCTGTCTGGTGCGCGGCGAACTGCGCGGCCAGGTCGTCCTGCCCTGCAACCGTTGCGCCGAGGATGCCGTGACCGACATCCGGAGCAGTTTCGAAGAATTTGAGGAACTGCCCGACGAGGAAGACCCGGATGCCGGGCTGAACGCCCATGCCGGAAACGGCGCGCCCGACCCGGCGGCGGAAACGGAAAGCCGCATCATCTATGAGCGCAACACGCCCATGCTGGATCTGGCGGCCGTCTGCTGGGAGGAATTCATGCTGGCGCTGCCGGTCAACCCGCTCTGCAAGACGGATTGCAAGGGACTCTGCGCCCAGTGCGGCGCCAATCTGAACAACGACGACTGCGGCTGCATTCCGGATGAAGGCGATCCCCGGCTGGCGGTTTTACGCGGGCTCACCCTGCATAAAACCTAG
- the rpmF gene encoding 50S ribosomal protein L32, with protein sequence MAVQQNKKSRSRKGMRRSHDRVATPAVIYCSCGEPTVPHSVCPNCGTYKGRQVVAKNEAE encoded by the coding sequence ATGGCTGTTCAGCAAAACAAGAAATCCCGTTCCCGCAAGGGCATGCGCCGTTCCCATGACCGCGTGGCCACCCCCGCCGTCATCTATTGCTCCTGCGGCGAACCCACCGTGCCCCACAGCGTCTGCCCCAACTGCGGCACGTACAAGGGCCGTCAGGTGGTCGCCAAAAACGAAGCCGAATAA
- the plsX gene encoding phosphate acyltransferase PlsX — MSERPIIAVDAMGGDFGPSVVVPGAVEAARLHDLHVLLVGDTPKLEAELSKIDLANVHFDIVQADDVVHMNEKPSDILRRKKNASIQVACRLVKEGAADSVVSAGHSGATVACGMFIMGRLPGVERPALAALLPTEKNPVVVLDAGANVDCRPYHLFQFGLMGDAFARDLLSYAAPRVSLLSIGEEEGKGNSQVKEAYELLKMAQNLNFIGNAEGRDIFTGNIDVVICDGFVGNVVVKMSEGLAASLVRMLKRVFTSGFLPALGGMLAKGAFRHFARTIDYAEYGGAPLLGLQGLAIVCHGRSNARAMSNAIKMSGTFVRKGTNDRLAETILANEELTRFSRAI, encoded by the coding sequence ATGAGCGAACGCCCCATCATCGCCGTGGACGCCATGGGTGGGGACTTCGGCCCCTCCGTGGTGGTGCCGGGCGCCGTTGAGGCCGCCCGGCTCCATGATCTGCACGTTCTGCTTGTGGGCGATACCCCCAAGCTGGAGGCCGAACTGAGCAAGATCGACCTCGCCAACGTGCACTTCGACATTGTCCAGGCCGATGATGTGGTGCACATGAACGAAAAGCCTTCGGACATCCTGCGCCGCAAGAAAAATGCCTCCATTCAGGTGGCCTGCCGTCTGGTCAAGGAAGGCGCTGCCGACAGCGTGGTCAGCGCCGGGCATTCCGGGGCCACGGTGGCCTGCGGCATGTTCATCATGGGGCGGCTTCCCGGCGTGGAGCGTCCGGCCCTGGCCGCTCTGCTGCCCACGGAAAAAAATCCTGTGGTGGTGCTGGACGCCGGAGCCAATGTGGACTGCCGGCCCTATCACCTTTTCCAGTTCGGGCTCATGGGCGACGCCTTCGCCCGCGACCTGCTCAGCTACGCCGCCCCGCGCGTGAGTCTGCTGAGCATCGGCGAGGAGGAAGGCAAAGGCAACTCGCAGGTCAAGGAAGCCTATGAGCTGCTGAAGATGGCCCAGAATCTCAACTTCATCGGCAATGCCGAGGGCCGCGACATCTTCACCGGCAACATCGACGTAGTCATCTGCGACGGTTTTGTGGGCAACGTGGTGGTCAAGATGAGCGAAGGGCTGGCCGCGTCTCTGGTCCGCATGCTCAAACGCGTCTTTACCTCGGGCTTTCTTCCCGCTCTGGGCGGCATGCTGGCCAAGGGCGCATTCAGGCATTTCGCCCGAACCATTGATTATGCCGAATACGGCGGCGCGCCGCTGCTCGGCCTCCAGGGTCTGGCCATCGTCTGTCACGGCCGCTCCAATGCCCGCGCCATGAGCAATGCCATCAAGATGAGCGGCACCTTCGTGCGCAAGGGCACCAATGACCGTCTTGCCGAAACCATTCTGGCCAACGAAGAGCTGACCCGTTTCTCCCGCGCCATTTAA
- a CDS encoding beta-ketoacyl-ACP synthase III — translation MTAICHLHALSAHAPDTVLTNDHLTKLVDTNDEWIVTRTGIKQRRKLADTDNASDLGLVAARRALDEAGVAVDELTHIIAATCTPDMLSPSVACILAGKLGAGPVMAFDFSAACSGFLYGLSICRGMLAQSPDACILFVCTEALTRRVNWSDRATCVLFGDAATACVLTASADKALAGVEDVICQSDGNQRDLITVGGGTTCRYGLGQPVDENFFITMQGRETYKHAVRQMVRVCEQILARNSLSIDDVNLFVPHQANMRIIEAVGSRLNVDGNRVFTNVDKYGNTSSASIPLALDEARAAGRIKPGDRVLMTAFGSGLTWGAALLRF, via the coding sequence ATGACCGCAATCTGCCATCTGCACGCGCTGAGCGCCCACGCGCCGGACACGGTGCTGACCAATGACCATCTGACCAAACTGGTGGACACCAACGACGAATGGATCGTCACGCGCACCGGCATCAAACAGCGCCGCAAGCTGGCGGATACGGACAACGCCTCGGATCTCGGTCTGGTCGCTGCCCGGCGCGCCCTGGACGAAGCGGGCGTGGCGGTGGACGAACTGACCCACATTATCGCGGCCACCTGCACGCCGGATATGCTCTCGCCTTCCGTGGCCTGCATTCTGGCCGGAAAGCTGGGCGCGGGTCCGGTCATGGCCTTTGATTTCAGCGCCGCCTGTTCCGGTTTTCTGTACGGCCTTTCCATCTGCCGGGGCATGCTGGCCCAATCGCCCGACGCGTGCATTCTTTTTGTCTGCACCGAAGCCTTGACCCGCCGCGTCAACTGGAGCGACCGCGCCACCTGCGTGCTGTTCGGCGACGCGGCCACGGCCTGCGTGCTGACCGCTTCGGCGGACAAGGCCCTGGCCGGAGTGGAAGACGTCATCTGTCAGAGCGACGGCAATCAGCGCGACCTGATCACCGTGGGCGGCGGCACGACCTGCCGCTACGGCCTGGGCCAGCCCGTGGACGAAAACTTTTTCATCACCATGCAGGGCCGTGAAACCTACAAGCACGCCGTGCGCCAGATGGTGCGGGTCTGCGAGCAGATTCTCGCCCGTAACAGTCTTTCCATAGACGACGTGAATCTTTTTGTGCCGCATCAGGCCAACATGCGCATTATTGAAGCCGTGGGCAGCCGCCTGAACGTCGACGGCAATCGCGTGTTCACCAATGTGGACAAGTACGGCAATACCTCGTCGGCATCCATCCCTCTGGCGTTGGACGAGGCCCGCGCCGCCGGGCGGATCAAGCCCGGCGACCGCGTGCTGATGACGGCCTTCGGTTCCGGCCTGACCTGGGGCGCCGCTCTGCTGCGTTTTTAG
- the fabG gene encoding 3-oxoacyl-[acyl-carrier-protein] reductase: MSITQSTPSAALPTALVTGGSRGIGRAIAQTLARDGFQVFLTYVSRPEEAEQTVAEIVAAGGQARAFALNVGDSAAVADFFAAEIKDKVDLAVLVNNAGITKDGFLVRMKDEDFDKVLAVNLRGAFVCTREAAKTMSRNRKGRIINISSVVGQMGNAGQINYASAKAGLLGLTKSCAKELASRQITVNAVAPGFIETDMTANLNDDVRASYVESIPLKRMGEAQDVAEAVAFLASDRAAYITGQVLAVNGGMYC, from the coding sequence ATGAGCATAACGCAGTCCACGCCTTCCGCCGCCCTTCCCACAGCCCTGGTGACCGGCGGTTCGCGCGGCATCGGCCGGGCTATCGCCCAAACCCTTGCCCGTGACGGCTTTCAGGTTTTCCTCACTTATGTGAGCCGCCCCGAAGAGGCGGAGCAGACCGTGGCCGAGATTGTCGCGGCAGGCGGACAGGCCCGGGCCTTCGCGCTCAATGTGGGCGACAGCGCGGCCGTGGCGGACTTTTTTGCCGCCGAGATCAAGGACAAAGTCGATCTGGCCGTGCTGGTCAACAACGCCGGCATCACCAAGGACGGCTTTCTGGTGCGCATGAAAGACGAGGACTTCGACAAAGTCCTGGCCGTCAATCTGCGCGGAGCCTTTGTCTGTACCCGCGAAGCGGCCAAGACCATGAGCCGGAACCGCAAAGGGCGGATCATCAATATTTCCTCAGTGGTGGGCCAGATGGGCAATGCCGGGCAGATCAACTACGCTTCGGCCAAGGCCGGTCTGCTGGGCCTCACCAAATCCTGCGCCAAGGAGCTGGCTTCCCGCCAGATCACGGTCAATGCCGTGGCTCCGGGCTTTATTGAAACGGATATGACGGCGAACCTGAACGACGACGTGCGCGCAAGCTATGTGGAATCCATTCCCCTGAAGCGCATGGGCGAGGCTCAGGATGTGGCCGAGGCCGTGGCTTTTCTGGCTTCGGACAGGGCCGCCTACATTACCGGACAGGTGCTGGCCGTCAACGGCGGCATGTACTGCTGA
- the acpP gene encoding acyl carrier protein: protein MSDVAEKVTKIIVDQLGVSADEVKPEASFVEDLGADSLDLTELIMAMEEEFDIEIADDDAQKILKVQDAISYIENKK from the coding sequence ATGTCTGATGTCGCGGAAAAAGTTACCAAGATCATTGTGGACCAACTGGGCGTGAGCGCCGATGAAGTGAAGCCCGAAGCCTCTTTTGTGGAAGACCTCGGCGCCGATTCCCTGGACCTGACCGAGCTGATCATGGCCATGGAAGAAGAATTCGACATCGAAATCGCCGATGACGACGCGCAGAAAATTCTCAAGGTCCAGGACGCCATTTCCTATATTGAAAATAAAAAATAG
- the fabF gene encoding beta-ketoacyl-ACP synthase II — protein sequence MTRPRVVITGVAGVTPLANDIETTWKRLLAGESGIAPITLFDASAYDSRIAGEVKNFVPEDYMPPKQVRRMDRFTQFAVASAKMLLQDAGFEITEANAYDVAVILGIGLGGLHTLETYHTKLLEAGPNKISPFMIPMLISNMGPGQISIFTGAKGPNIVTTTACASAIHALGTAYSEILLGRATTAISGGVEATVTPLGVAGFTALKALSSHYNDDPTHASRPFDAKRDGFVIGEGAGLLLLESLESAKARGAKIYAEVAGYGASGDAYHMTAPCDTGEGMAHAMRNALREAGIAPEAVGHINAHATSTQLNDSTETKAIKLVFGGHAQKIKISATKSMTGHLLGAAGGIESVFTALALRDEMLPGTINLENPDPECDLDYLADGSRHVACEYAMCNSFGFGGTNASLILKKWIE from the coding sequence ATGACCCGTCCCCGCGTAGTGATCACCGGCGTAGCCGGCGTTACGCCCCTCGCCAACGACATTGAAACCACCTGGAAACGCCTGCTTGCCGGCGAGTCGGGCATCGCGCCCATCACCCTGTTCGACGCTTCGGCCTATGATTCGCGTATCGCCGGCGAAGTAAAAAACTTCGTGCCCGAGGACTACATGCCTCCCAAACAGGTGCGGCGCATGGACCGCTTCACCCAGTTCGCCGTGGCTTCGGCCAAGATGCTGCTGCAGGACGCCGGCTTTGAAATCACCGAGGCCAACGCCTACGACGTGGCCGTGATTCTCGGCATCGGCCTCGGGGGCCTCCATACCCTGGAGACCTACCACACCAAGCTGCTGGAAGCCGGACCCAACAAAATTTCGCCCTTCATGATTCCCATGCTCATTTCCAATATGGGGCCGGGGCAGATCTCCATTTTCACCGGAGCCAAGGGCCCGAACATCGTCACTACCACGGCCTGCGCCTCGGCCATCCACGCGCTGGGCACGGCCTACAGCGAAATTCTGCTGGGCCGGGCCACCACCGCCATTTCCGGCGGCGTGGAAGCCACGGTGACGCCTCTGGGCGTGGCCGGTTTCACGGCCCTGAAGGCCCTCTCCTCGCACTACAATGACGATCCCACACACGCTTCCCGGCCTTTTGACGCCAAGCGCGACGGCTTTGTGATCGGCGAAGGCGCGGGCCTGCTGCTGCTGGAAAGTCTGGAGTCCGCCAAGGCGCGCGGCGCGAAAATCTATGCCGAAGTGGCCGGTTACGGCGCTTCCGGCGACGCCTACCATATGACGGCCCCCTGCGATACCGGCGAAGGCATGGCCCACGCCATGCGAAACGCCCTGCGCGAGGCGGGCATCGCGCCCGAGGCCGTGGGGCACATCAACGCCCACGCCACCTCCACCCAGCTCAACGACAGCACGGAAACCAAGGCCATCAAGCTGGTCTTCGGCGGACACGCCCAAAAGATCAAAATCTCCGCCACCAAGTCCATGACCGGCCATCTTCTGGGCGCGGCGGGCGGCATCGAGTCGGTCTTCACGGCCCTGGCCCTGCGCGACGAAATGCTGCCCGGCACCATCAATCTGGAAAATCCCGACCCGGAATGTGATCTGGACTACCTGGCCGACGGGTCCCGACATGTGGCCTGCGAGTATGCCATGTGCAATTCCTTCGGCTTCGGCGGCACCAACGCGAGCCTGATCCTGAAAAAATGGATTGAATAA
- the glyA gene encoding serine hydroxymethyltransferase: MDEILLQDPELARAIILESDRQVSKLELIASENFVSPAVREAQGSVLTHKYAEGYPGKRYYGGCEYVDIAETLAQDRAKQLFRCGYVNVQPHSGSQANMAAYFACLKPGDVILGMNLSHGGHLTHGSPVNFSGRLFNIVSYGVQKETGRIDYDEVAALAREHKPAVIMAGASAYPRRIDFARFRAIADEVGAKLLVDMAHIAGLVAVGLHESPIPHAHITTTTTHKTLRGPRGGMILSSEDNAKTLNSQIFPGIQGGPLMHVIAAKAVAFGEALRPAFAAYQQRVLDNTAALARCLMDAGFELVSGGTDNHLMLVDLTNKDITGKDAEQALDQAGITVNKNTVPFETRSPFVTSGIRLGTAALTTRGLQQEHMQTVGGFIVEALEKREDAHELDRIRKNVEDFARQFPLFTC; encoded by the coding sequence ATGGACGAAATTCTGCTTCAAGATCCGGAGCTGGCCCGGGCCATTATTCTGGAGTCGGACCGGCAGGTGAGCAAGCTTGAGCTGATTGCTTCGGAAAACTTCGTCTCGCCCGCCGTGCGTGAAGCCCAGGGCAGCGTGCTGACCCACAAGTACGCCGAGGGCTATCCCGGCAAGCGCTATTACGGCGGCTGCGAATACGTGGACATCGCCGAAACCCTGGCGCAGGACCGGGCAAAACAGCTCTTCCGCTGCGGCTACGTCAACGTGCAGCCCCATTCCGGCTCGCAGGCCAACATGGCCGCCTATTTCGCCTGCCTCAAGCCCGGCGACGTGATTCTGGGCATGAATCTCTCCCACGGCGGGCATCTGACCCACGGCAGCCCGGTCAATTTCTCGGGCCGCCTGTTCAACATCGTCTCTTACGGCGTGCAAAAGGAAACCGGCCGCATCGACTATGACGAAGTGGCCGCCCTGGCGCGCGAGCACAAGCCCGCCGTCATTATGGCCGGGGCCAGCGCCTACCCGCGCCGCATCGATTTCGCCCGCTTCCGGGCCATCGCCGATGAGGTGGGGGCCAAGCTGCTGGTGGACATGGCCCACATCGCGGGTCTGGTGGCCGTGGGCCTGCACGAGAGCCCCATTCCCCACGCCCACATCACCACCACCACCACGCACAAGACCCTGCGCGGGCCGCGCGGCGGCATGATCCTTTCCAGCGAAGACAATGCCAAGACCCTGAACAGCCAGATTTTCCCCGGCATCCAGGGCGGCCCGCTGATGCACGTTATCGCGGCCAAGGCCGTGGCCTTCGGCGAGGCCCTGCGCCCGGCCTTCGCTGCCTATCAGCAGCGGGTGCTGGACAACACCGCCGCCCTGGCCCGATGCCTGATGGACGCGGGCTTTGAACTGGTTTCCGGCGGCACGGACAATCACCTCATGCTGGTGGACCTGACCAACAAGGACATCACCGGCAAGGACGCCGAGCAGGCTCTGGACCAGGCGGGCATTACGGTGAACAAGAACACCGTGCCCTTTGAAACCCGTTCGCCTTTCGTGACTTCGGGCATCCGTCTGGGTACGGCGGCCCTGACCACGCGCGGCCTGCAACAGGAACATATGCAAACGGTGGGCGGCTTCATCGTGGAAGCCCTGGAAAAGCGCGAAGACGCCCATGAACTGGACCGCATCCGCAAAAATGTGGAGGATTTCGCCCGCCAGTTCCCGCTGTTCACCTGTTAG
- a CDS encoding deoxycytidylate deaminase, whose product MQRLPWPDYFMNITYLVSERSTCTRRRVGAVAVKDKRILATGYNGAPAGVPHCLEVGCLREQLGIPSGQRHEICRGLHAEQNVIIQAAVHGINIAGAELYCTTHPCVLCSKMLINCGIRHIYYAEDYPDDLASTMLREAGVTVEQFTFTPPRVSGMPGAMSGEKRYD is encoded by the coding sequence ATGCAACGACTGCCCTGGCCTGATTATTTTATGAATATCACCTACCTGGTGAGTGAGCGTTCCACCTGTACCCGCCGCCGGGTAGGCGCCGTGGCCGTCAAGGACAAACGCATTCTGGCCACAGGCTATAACGGCGCGCCCGCCGGCGTGCCCCACTGCCTGGAAGTGGGCTGCCTGCGTGAACAACTCGGTATTCCCTCGGGCCAGCGCCACGAGATCTGCCGCGGCCTGCACGCCGAGCAGAACGTCATCATCCAGGCCGCGGTGCACGGCATCAACATCGCGGGCGCGGAACTCTACTGCACCACCCATCCCTGCGTGCTGTGCAGCAAAATGCTGATCAATTGCGGCATCCGCCATATCTACTACGCCGAAGACTACCCCGACGATCTGGCCTCCACCATGCTGCGCGAGGCAGGCGTCACCGTGGAGCAGTTCACCTTCACCCCGCCCCGCGTCAGCGGCATGCCCGGGGCCATGAGCGGAGAAAAGCGCTATGACTGA
- the ribD gene encoding bifunctional diaminohydroxyphosphoribosylaminopyrimidine deaminase/5-amino-6-(5-phosphoribosylamino)uracil reductase RibD: MTEQDFAPFMREAIALAEQGRWKACPNPTVGAVLLRDGQIVARGWHHEAGQDHAEVDCLKDAAAHGVNPKGCTLVVTLEPCNHQGKTPPCTQAILDAGVSRVVMGLADPNPLAAGGAARLREAGVEVLGPVCETECRDLVADFLVWQSTDRPYLILKMAATLDGRIATRNGHSQWITCEASRREVQDLRAGLGLCGGAVLVGGGTFRADNPLLTARGGCADAPQPLACLLTSRLPKPDADFHLLKERPEQTVFLASPAVAASTAAQALRQIGARVLALGPGPHGGPDFREMFRALRQDLGCPYVLCEGGGRLALALLEAGFVDEFRLHLAPLVLGDNEARPLFAGRAPQSLSEALRLRISRTSLCGDDIHILLRPLAADDAGQGE; the protein is encoded by the coding sequence ATGACTGAACAGGATTTCGCTCCGTTCATGCGCGAGGCCATCGCCCTGGCCGAGCAGGGACGCTGGAAAGCTTGCCCCAACCCCACGGTGGGTGCGGTGTTGCTGCGCGACGGCCAGATTGTCGCGCGCGGCTGGCACCATGAAGCCGGGCAGGACCACGCCGAGGTGGACTGCCTGAAAGACGCGGCGGCGCACGGCGTGAATCCCAAAGGCTGCACGTTGGTGGTCACGCTGGAACCCTGCAACCATCAGGGCAAGACGCCGCCCTGCACCCAGGCCATCCTGGACGCGGGCGTCAGCCGGGTGGTCATGGGGCTGGCCGACCCCAATCCCCTGGCCGCCGGAGGCGCGGCCCGCCTGCGCGAAGCCGGGGTGGAGGTTCTGGGTCCGGTCTGCGAAACGGAATGCCGTGATCTGGTGGCGGATTTTCTGGTCTGGCAGAGCACGGACAGGCCCTATCTGATTCTCAAGATGGCCGCCACGCTGGATGGCCGCATCGCCACGCGCAATGGGCATTCCCAGTGGATCACCTGCGAGGCCTCGCGCCGGGAGGTACAGGACCTGCGCGCGGGTCTGGGCCTGTGCGGCGGCGCGGTGCTGGTGGGCGGCGGCACTTTCAGGGCGGACAATCCCCTCCTGACGGCGCGCGGCGGCTGCGCCGACGCTCCGCAGCCCCTGGCCTGCCTGCTGACCTCGCGTCTGCCCAAGCCGGACGCTGATTTTCATCTGCTCAAGGAGCGACCCGAACAGACGGTTTTTCTGGCCTCACCGGCCGTTGCGGCCTCCACGGCGGCACAGGCTCTGCGTCAGATAGGCGCGCGCGTGCTGGCGCTGGGGCCCGGTCCGCACGGCGGCCCGGATTTCCGCGAGATGTTCCGCGCCCTGCGCCAGGACCTGGGCTGCCCTTATGTGCTCTGCGAGGGCGGCGGCCGCTTGGCGCTGGCCCTGCTGGAAGCGGGTTTTGTGGATGAATTCCGCCTGCATCTGGCACCTCTGGTGCTGGGCGACAACGAGGCCCGCCCCCTGTTCGCCGGACGCGCGCCCCAAAGCCTGAGTGAAGCCCTGCGCCTGCGGATCAGCCGGACCAGCCTCTGTGGCGATGACATTCATATTCTGCTGCGTCCCCTTGCGGCGGACGATGCCGGTCAGGGGGAGTAG
- a CDS encoding riboflavin synthase: protein MFTGIIQGQGEISSLRKTGAECRLAIRPLFTLTDVIDGESIAVNGACLSVESHSRDAFTAYASAETLARTTLGALRNGDLVNLERALALGDRLGGHLVSGHVDCLATVRDVRPAGQSLRCRLEFPADFGPEVIAKGSVALDGISLTVNDCGPDFLEVNIIPDTQKRTTMRQWRPGARVNMETDLIGKYVHSLLGPWSGIAGATGVPGKTGRTDGSAAATEARAGVSRELLLRNGFI, encoded by the coding sequence ATGTTCACGGGCATCATCCAGGGGCAAGGCGAGATCAGCTCCCTGCGTAAAACCGGCGCGGAATGCCGTCTGGCCATCCGGCCTCTGTTCACCCTGACGGACGTCATCGACGGTGAATCCATCGCGGTCAACGGGGCCTGCCTGTCGGTGGAAAGCCACAGCCGCGACGCCTTCACGGCATACGCCTCGGCGGAAACCCTGGCGCGCACCACGTTGGGCGCGCTACGCAACGGCGATCTGGTCAACCTTGAGCGCGCCTTGGCGCTGGGCGACCGTCTGGGCGGGCATCTGGTCAGCGGCCATGTGGACTGCCTGGCCACGGTGCGCGACGTGCGCCCCGCCGGGCAATCCCTGCGCTGCCGCCTGGAATTTCCGGCGGATTTCGGCCCCGAAGTCATTGCCAAAGGCTCGGTGGCCCTTGACGGAATCAGTCTGACGGTCAATGATTGCGGCCCCGATTTTCTGGAGGTCAACATCATTCCCGACACGCAGAAGCGCACTACCATGCGCCAGTGGCGCCCCGGCGCGCGCGTCAATATGGAAACGGACCTTATCGGAAAATATGTGCACAGCCTGCTCGGCCCCTGGTCCGGAATAGCCGGAGCGACCGGAGTGCCCGGCAAAACCGGACGGACGGACGGTTCTGCCGCCGCGACGGAAGCGCGTGCGGGCGTCAGCCGGGAACTGCTGTTGCGCAACGGTTTTATTTAG